A genomic region of Dickeya solani IPO 2222 contains the following coding sequences:
- a CDS encoding EmmdR/YeeO family multidrug/toxin efflux MATE transporter, translated as MILNTARQLLSTLRNTSWYKKRHSNRVLFWREITPLAVPIFIEGLCVVLMGIFSTFLVSWLGKEAMAAVGLADSFNMLIIAFFTAVALGTAVVVAFSLGQRNRKQARQAARQSISLLVLISLLLVGLVEFAGQLIIDLIAYNAEPAVKSLALTFLRLTVWGYPALAITLVGCGALRGAGNTRLPMIINIGMNILNILLSGVLIYGISSWQGVGFIGAGLGITLSRYLGALCVVLALTKGFNGALRIPFQSYFAPFTTMILYEVLSIGIPASIESVMFNVGKLITQRFVAGMGTEVIAGNFIAFSIAALINLPGNALGSTATIIVGSRLGKGQRVQPERQLKYIFWLSNVGLCALALFSVPTAGLMASMYTNEPDVITVVKQLIWLNALFMPIWAASWVLPAGLKGAKDASYTMWVALAGMWGCRVIAGYILGIMLGFGVIGVWMGMFFDWIVRGALFYHRMVSGKWLWRYKPKVNPDR; from the coding sequence ATGATTTTGAATACAGCCAGACAGCTGTTGAGTACACTGAGAAACACCTCCTGGTACAAAAAACGTCATTCCAACCGTGTCCTGTTCTGGCGTGAAATTACGCCATTGGCGGTCCCCATTTTTATCGAAGGGCTGTGTGTCGTGCTGATGGGGATCTTCAGCACTTTTCTGGTCAGTTGGCTTGGCAAAGAAGCTATGGCCGCCGTAGGGCTGGCTGACAGCTTCAACATGCTGATTATTGCGTTTTTCACCGCAGTCGCGTTGGGGACTGCCGTCGTAGTGGCGTTCAGTCTTGGTCAACGTAATCGTAAACAGGCCCGGCAAGCTGCACGGCAATCGATCTCATTATTGGTGCTGATCTCCTTGCTGTTGGTGGGATTGGTGGAATTTGCCGGCCAACTCATCATCGACCTGATTGCCTATAATGCCGAACCGGCCGTGAAATCACTGGCGCTGACATTCCTGCGCCTTACCGTATGGGGTTACCCGGCGTTGGCTATTACACTGGTCGGTTGCGGCGCATTACGCGGCGCCGGCAACACCCGCTTGCCGATGATCATCAATATCGGGATGAATATCCTGAATATTTTGCTCAGCGGCGTATTGATTTACGGCATATCCTCATGGCAAGGCGTGGGATTCATTGGCGCGGGGCTGGGGATCACGCTCTCTCGCTATCTGGGCGCATTATGTGTCGTACTCGCCCTGACCAAAGGCTTCAACGGCGCGCTGCGCATCCCGTTTCAAAGCTACTTCGCGCCGTTCACCACAATGATTCTCTATGAAGTGCTCAGTATCGGTATTCCAGCCAGCATCGAATCGGTCATGTTTAATGTGGGAAAATTGATCACCCAGCGCTTTGTCGCCGGCATGGGGACCGAGGTCATCGCAGGTAACTTTATTGCCTTCTCTATCGCCGCGCTGATTAATCTGCCAGGTAACGCCCTGGGATCAACCGCTACCATCATTGTCGGGTCACGTCTGGGTAAAGGGCAACGCGTACAACCGGAACGACAACTGAAGTATATCTTCTGGCTTTCCAATGTTGGTCTGTGCGCACTGGCATTGTTCTCTGTGCCTACCGCCGGCTTGATGGCTTCAATGTATACCAACGAACCTGATGTGATTACGGTGGTTAAACAGTTGATCTGGTTGAACGCATTGTTCATGCCAATATGGGCTGCATCCTGGGTACTGCCCGCCGGCCTGAAGGGAGCCAAAGACGCCAGCTATACTATGTGGGTCGCGCTGGCTGGTATGTGGGGGTGCCGGGTGATCGCCGGTTATATTCTGGGCATTATGCTGGGATTTGGGGTGATCGGCGTCTGGATGGGGATGTTTTTTGACTGGATTGTCCGTGGTGCGCTGTTCTATCACCGCATGGTCAGCGGCAAATGGTTATGGCGCTACAAACCCAAAGTTAACCCGGACAGATAA
- a CDS encoding methyl-accepting chemotaxis protein, translating to MDMKMMSKSEQQGKTGILGNLGLVPLFVLILGGIMLLFALAIGTSSYFLVRANESLDYVTQEIDVRLGLSNSSNHLRTARLLIIQAGAAVRVGDTDVFNNNLKQAEQRIASSKDAFKVYENRAVKTDTDLALEPELNKAYNDYVEKGIMPMLKAAKDGYFEEILTHESEEVRVLDEAYNKPLLKAIAFRTERAKSLNSNAQYQAMMGYTLMAVSFAIAIAMTLLTFLFLRGTLIKPMNRLVQRIQRIAHGDLTQPNEVYGKNEIGILSQNIQQMQASLVQTVSTVRDSADSIYQGTTEITAGNSDLSSRTEQQAAAIEETAASMEQLTATVKQNSDNAHHASQLASNASGKAKQGGEIVENVVNTMNSISGSSRKISEITNVINSIAFQTNILALNAAVEAARAGEQGRGFAVVAGEVRSLAQRSAQAAKEIEGLISESVSLVHSGSEQVDKAGQTMHEIVQAVSSVTDIMNEIASASDEQSRGITQVGQAISEMDSVTQQNAALVQQASAAAASLEEQAMVLTRAVSAFKLTGHRQDKAYAPAPLASKPLLATSTAALSSSSSAKPGNDNWETF from the coding sequence ATGGATATGAAAATGATGTCAAAGTCTGAACAACAGGGTAAAACCGGCATATTGGGTAATCTTGGACTGGTGCCGTTATTTGTCCTCATTCTGGGCGGGATCATGTTGCTATTCGCCCTGGCCATCGGTACCTCCAGCTATTTTCTGGTGCGCGCCAATGAGAGTCTGGACTACGTTACTCAGGAAATTGACGTCCGCCTTGGGCTGTCAAACAGTTCCAATCATCTCAGAACCGCCCGTCTGCTCATTATCCAGGCCGGCGCCGCCGTTCGTGTCGGAGACACGGATGTATTCAATAACAACCTGAAGCAGGCAGAGCAGCGCATTGCCTCGTCGAAGGACGCCTTCAAAGTTTATGAGAACCGGGCCGTCAAAACCGACACGGATCTGGCGCTGGAGCCGGAACTGAATAAGGCTTATAACGATTACGTCGAAAAAGGCATCATGCCGATGCTTAAGGCGGCGAAAGATGGTTATTTCGAAGAAATCCTGACGCACGAATCGGAAGAGGTGCGGGTTCTGGACGAGGCCTACAATAAACCATTGCTGAAAGCGATTGCCTTTCGTACCGAACGTGCCAAATCGCTTAATAGTAATGCGCAGTATCAGGCCATGATGGGCTATACGCTGATGGCCGTCAGCTTCGCTATTGCCATTGCCATGACCCTGCTGACCTTCCTGTTCTTGCGCGGTACGCTGATTAAGCCGATGAACCGTCTGGTGCAACGCATTCAGCGCATCGCTCATGGCGACCTGACCCAGCCCAACGAAGTCTATGGTAAGAACGAAATCGGCATTCTGAGCCAGAATATCCAGCAGATGCAGGCATCGCTGGTGCAGACGGTTTCCACTGTGCGCGACAGCGCGGACTCCATTTATCAGGGAACCACCGAAATCACGGCCGGTAACAGCGACCTCTCCTCCCGTACCGAGCAGCAAGCGGCAGCGATTGAAGAGACCGCCGCCAGCATGGAACAGTTGACCGCGACCGTAAAACAGAACTCCGATAACGCGCACCATGCCAGCCAGCTAGCGTCTAATGCCTCCGGTAAGGCCAAGCAAGGGGGCGAAATCGTCGAAAATGTAGTTAACACCATGAACAGCATTTCCGGCAGCTCACGGAAAATTTCTGAAATCACCAACGTGATCAACAGCATCGCCTTCCAGACCAACATCCTGGCGTTGAACGCCGCGGTAGAAGCGGCGCGTGCCGGCGAACAAGGCCGGGGATTTGCGGTAGTGGCGGGAGAAGTACGCAGTCTGGCACAGCGCAGCGCCCAGGCAGCCAAAGAAATTGAAGGCCTGATCTCCGAGTCCGTTTCTCTGGTTCATAGCGGTTCAGAACAGGTCGATAAGGCGGGTCAAACCATGCACGAAATCGTTCAGGCAGTGAGCAGCGTGACCGACATTATGAATGAAATCGCTTCCGCCTCGGACGAGCAAAGTCGTGGCATCACTCAGGTCGGGCAGGCAATCTCCGAGATGGATAGCGTTACGCAACAAAACGCCGCGCTGGTGCAGCAGGCATCTGCCGCCGCCGCATCGCTCGAAGAACAGGCGATGGTGCTGACTCGCGCGGTATCCGCCTTCAAACTCACCGGCCATCGCCAGGATAAGGCTTACGCCCCGGCCCCCCTTGCGTCGAAACCGCTGTTGGCTACGTCAACTGCTGCGCTGAGTTCCTCTTCCAGCGCTAAACCCGGCAACGATAACTGGGAAACCTTCTGA
- the dsrB gene encoding protein DsrB has product MNVNDVVTVKTDGDVRREGVILAVEPFQEGIMYLIALENYPEGIWFFNELNSPEGVFVEPRQPADK; this is encoded by the coding sequence TTGAACGTGAATGATGTGGTTACAGTAAAGACTGATGGCGACGTACGCAGAGAAGGAGTCATTCTGGCGGTGGAGCCGTTTCAGGAAGGCATCATGTATCTGATTGCATTAGAGAACTACCCCGAAGGGATCTGGTTCTTCAATGAGCTTAACAGCCCGGAAGGGGTCTTTGTTGAGCCGCGTCAACCTGCAGACAAATAA
- a CDS encoding cytochrome b562: MKKTIMAISLAIAASTVALPFASQAAVKDEMGAMAKSYKSASSANDAATLKADLLNMKAHATKAKADPEFNNSPNSAVFNEGLEKLLKQIDAAITLVDAGKLQEAKAATDELKKTRAEYHKKLGV, encoded by the coding sequence ATGAAAAAAACTATTATGGCTATCAGTCTGGCAATCGCGGCGTCTACTGTAGCCCTGCCGTTTGCCAGTCAGGCTGCCGTCAAAGACGAAATGGGCGCCATGGCGAAGAGCTACAAAAGCGCTTCCAGCGCTAATGATGCCGCCACGCTGAAAGCAGATCTGCTGAACATGAAAGCGCATGCGACCAAGGCTAAAGCAGACCCGGAGTTCAATAACAGCCCGAATAGCGCGGTATTCAACGAAGGTCTGGAAAAACTGCTCAAACAGATCGATGCGGCTATCACGCTGGTTGATGCAGGTAAACTGCAGGAAGCCAAAGCCGCCACCGATGAACTGAAAAAAACCCGCGCCGAGTACCACAAAAAACTGGGCGTGTAA